The Aedes aegypti strain LVP_AGWG chromosome 3, AaegL5.0 Primary Assembly, whole genome shotgun sequence genome contains a region encoding:
- the LOC5571242 gene encoding hornerin, protein MKFDLLPCIACLLALTVVEGRSLRFKRSDFVFRPDHELTWEERELAMRRGHTQSSAANTGSQTIVGPQGIAHQTAGGSVSSNLANDGSSGQLSAANTQQQSLQSGDRFQSQNSGQSQSANFGKDHQQMSNANTNTNTVQEGANIRQQTEGGAASSVVDKLGSQASQAQTTNERYVNNGQQGTRSTGSSQSQNIGKDGSGQGANSNTGVETIVLPDGTVITKSFGASSSFQSSGKIKVGAMASGLSNMVQG, encoded by the coding sequence ATGAAGTTTGATTTATTGCCGTGTATAGCATGTCTGTTGGCGTTAACTGTGGTAGAAGGACGGTCACTACGATTCAAGCGTAGTGATTTCGTTTTCAGACCAGACCATGAATTGACCTGGGAAGAGCGGGAGCTGGCCATGCGCCGTGGTCATACTCAGAGCAGTGCCGCCAATACGGGATCGCAAACGATTGTTGGTCCGCAAGGAATCGCTCATCAAACCGCCGGTGGAAGTGTTTCCTCAAATTTGGCCAACGATGGATCAAGTGGACAGCTCAGTGCTGCCAACACGCAACAGCAGTCCCTCCAATCCGGAGACAGGTTCCAGAGCCAAAACAGCGGACAGAGTCAGTCGGCGAACTTTGGCAAGGATCATCAGCAGATGTCCAACGCCAATACCAATACCAACACTGTGCAAGAAGGTGCTAACATTCGGCAACAGACTGAAGGTGGAGCCGCATCTTCCGTAGTGGACAAACTTGGCAGCCAAGCTAGTCAAGCCCAGACCACTAATGAGCGATACGTGAACAATGGTCAACAGGGAACCCGGTCGACAGGATCCAGTCAGTCGCAAAACATTGGCAAGGATGGATCAGGCCAGGGCGCGAACAGCAACACCGGTGTGGAAACGATCGTTCTGCCTGATGGAACGGTAATCACGAAATCCTTTGGTGCGTCGTCTAGCTTTCAAAGTAGTGGTAAAATAAAGGTTGGTGCTATGGCCAGCGGTTTGTCGAATATGGTGCAAGGTTAA